The Paenibacillus sp. YPG26 genome includes a window with the following:
- a CDS encoding PHP domain-containing protein, which translates to MNSVHLNGRYDLHTHTQASDGMNTPAENVRLAKQKGLAGLAITDHDTVSGIPEAMEAGKQTGLDVIPGVEISTRASEKDVHILGYFLQYEDEQLCSRLEQLRTVRETRNERILEKLNELGIAISMSEVISGLGRELGPDDSVGRPHIADVLVRKGVVADLREAFDKYLAEGAAAYVSLPRVGPVEAIAWIKEAGGAAVIAHPGLYGDDDLVRHIIKEGQPSGIEVYHSDHGPGEEMRYSGMAREYGLLMTGGSDYHGVRQGQVFHGDLGSRSVTADVLEQLQARAGRP; encoded by the coding sequence ATGAACAGTGTACATTTGAACGGACGATATGATCTTCATACGCATACTCAGGCCTCCGACGGTATGAATACTCCCGCTGAGAATGTTCGCCTTGCGAAGCAGAAAGGCCTGGCGGGACTTGCGATTACCGATCATGATACGGTGTCCGGTATCCCCGAAGCCATGGAGGCCGGGAAGCAGACGGGCTTGGACGTGATTCCCGGGGTGGAGATTAGCACCCGCGCATCTGAAAAGGACGTCCATATTCTGGGGTATTTCCTACAGTATGAGGATGAACAATTGTGTTCGCGGCTTGAACAATTGCGTACGGTGCGAGAGACGCGCAATGAACGGATCCTGGAGAAGCTGAATGAACTGGGTATTGCTATAAGCATGAGCGAAGTAATCTCCGGACTGGGGAGGGAGCTAGGGCCTGATGACAGTGTCGGCAGGCCTCATATCGCGGATGTTCTCGTTCGGAAGGGGGTAGTGGCTGATCTGCGCGAAGCTTTTGACAAGTATTTGGCGGAAGGGGCGGCCGCTTATGTGTCCCTGCCTAGAGTGGGCCCTGTGGAAGCCATTGCATGGATCAAGGAAGCGGGCGGGGCAGCTGTAATTGCTCATCCAGGTTTGTACGGGGATGATGACCTGGTTCGTCATATTATTAAGGAAGGTCAGCCATCCGGCATTGAGGTGTATCATTCCGATCATGGCCCTGGGGAAGAGATGAGATACAGCGGCATGGCCCGGGAATACGGATTGCTTATGACTGGAGGGTCCGATTATCACGGTGTACGTCAGGGACAGGTATTCCATGGAGATCTGGGCAGCCGTTCTGTAACGGCTGACGTGCTGGAACAGCTGCAGGCCAGAGCAGGCCGCCCCTAG
- a CDS encoding NFACT RNA binding domain-containing protein, translating into MALDGIVTRAIVHELQLCVGGRINKIHQPSPSDIIFNLRAQGENRRLIISANPTYPRIHFTSQTFVNPQEAPMFCMLLRKHCEGSVIESITQNGLERTIQIDVRQRDELGDISSKRIIIELMGRHSNIILVDPATGTQLDGIHHVTPSISSYRVVMPGFSYTEPPQQHKLNPLTVGKETFLTAFHAASADLALDQVPAWIVNTFSGLSPLIAQEIHHRAEERTGTPEALSARTDALWEAFDNLMTSVREHRYDPVTGVNAKGKSIFSAIPLTLIQEDIKHYPSISACLEDYYGDKAERDTVKQKVSDLIRFLQNERTKNIKKLGKLDEDLEEAKDAERYRIWGELLLPSLHLIKKGDKDIELVNYYDENQGMERIPLDPLSTPSENAQRYFKKYNKFKNSLAVIDEQLRLTHEEIAYVEGLLQQLAFASLSDIDEIRDELIQQGYLRDRSKKTRKKKKNDRPTLHVYTSSEGIEIYVGKNNLQNEYVTNKLASSNDTWLHTKDIPGSHVVIRSAAFGESTLEEAAQLAAYFSQAKQSSSVPVDCTLIRHVRKPSGAKPGFVIYDHQKTLYITPDEGLVKSLKSAVKNG; encoded by the coding sequence ATGGCACTTGATGGAATTGTAACCCGCGCAATTGTGCATGAGCTGCAGCTCTGCGTTGGCGGAAGAATTAATAAAATACACCAGCCCTCCCCGAGCGATATCATCTTCAATCTTAGAGCTCAAGGAGAGAACCGGCGCCTGATTATCTCGGCGAATCCGACTTATCCACGTATTCATTTCACCAGTCAGACTTTTGTCAATCCGCAAGAAGCGCCTATGTTCTGCATGCTGCTTCGCAAGCACTGTGAAGGCAGTGTGATCGAATCCATTACGCAGAACGGCCTCGAGCGGACGATTCAGATTGATGTGCGGCAGCGGGATGAACTGGGGGACATCTCAAGCAAACGCATTATAATTGAACTCATGGGGCGGCACAGCAATATTATTCTTGTAGATCCGGCCACCGGGACTCAGCTCGACGGGATTCATCATGTTACCCCTTCGATCAGCAGCTACCGGGTCGTTATGCCCGGGTTCAGCTATACCGAGCCGCCTCAGCAGCATAAGCTCAATCCGCTCACAGTGGGCAAAGAGACCTTTCTGACGGCCTTCCACGCAGCTTCTGCGGATCTTGCCCTGGATCAGGTTCCGGCCTGGATCGTAAATACCTTCAGCGGGCTTAGTCCGTTGATTGCCCAGGAGATTCATCACCGTGCCGAAGAACGGACGGGAACGCCCGAGGCTCTCTCTGCCAGAACCGATGCTCTTTGGGAGGCTTTCGACAACCTGATGACGTCTGTCCGGGAGCACCGGTATGATCCTGTAACCGGAGTGAATGCGAAGGGGAAGAGCATTTTCTCCGCCATTCCGCTTACCCTGATTCAAGAGGATATCAAGCATTATCCCTCCATCAGCGCCTGCCTTGAGGACTATTACGGGGACAAAGCCGAGCGTGATACGGTCAAACAGAAGGTCAGTGACCTGATCCGCTTCCTGCAGAATGAGCGGACCAAGAATATCAAGAAGCTTGGCAAGCTGGACGAAGACCTGGAAGAGGCCAAAGATGCCGAGCGGTACCGCATTTGGGGTGAGCTTCTGCTGCCCTCCCTTCATCTGATCAAGAAGGGCGACAAAGACATCGAGCTGGTGAATTACTACGACGAGAATCAAGGGATGGAGCGGATCCCGCTTGATCCGCTGTCAACACCATCGGAGAATGCCCAGCGGTATTTCAAGAAGTACAATAAATTCAAGAACAGTCTGGCTGTCATTGACGAGCAGCTGCGCCTCACCCACGAGGAGATTGCTTATGTGGAAGGACTGCTTCAACAGCTCGCGTTCGCGTCACTGAGCGATATTGACGAGATTAGAGATGAATTGATTCAACAGGGATATTTGCGGGACCGCAGCAAGAAGACCCGGAAGAAGAAAAAGAACGACCGTCCAACCCTTCATGTGTACACGTCTTCAGAGGGGATCGAAATCTATGTGGGCAAGAACAACCTGCAGAATGAATATGTGACCAACAAGCTGGCAAGCTCGAATGATACGTGGCTGCATACGAAGGATATTCCAGGTTCGCACGTAGTGATCCGCAGCGCTGCCTTCGGGGAATCTACGCTTGAGGAAGCGGCTCAGCTCGCGGCTTACTTCAGCCAGGCGAAGCAGTCCAGCAGTGTACCGGTGGATTGTACATTGATCCGGCATGTCCGCAAGCCAAGCGGCGCCAAGCCTGGATTCGTCATCTATGATCATCAGAAGACCCTCTACATCACGCCTGACGAAGGACTTGTCAAAAGTCTGAAGAGCGCGGTGAAGAACGGCTAG
- a CDS encoding calcium-translocating P-type ATPase, SERCA-type: protein MEQKNWHQWSADELLERFAVEQNQGLATEEAQRRREQSGPNELSEAKRISPLILFLNQFKDFMMLILMGATLVSGLLGEYLDAITIVAIVVLNGVLGFIQEFRAEKSLRALKQLSAPHAKVKRGGTVQDIPARELVPGDIVLLESGDRIPADLRWLKVNSCDVEESALTGESHPSGKITSAIPSAEVPLGDQKNLGFMGTMVTRGSGVGVVIRTGMDTEMGKIADLIQSTEAQETPLQRRLEQLGKILIILSLGLTILVVLAGILHGQPAGSMFFAGVSLAVAAIPEGLPAIVTIALALGVQRMIKRKAIVRKLPSVETLGCASVICSDKTGTLTQNKMTVKQVWLEGRSYEVTGDGYEPEGYVLYQGKPADFKKESSLRRLLQISSLCNNAEIYESASEEQRGKKKGKDDLGTQWLLKGDPTEGALLALASKAGFSPQTLSGIYSREQEFPFDSDRKRMSVIVSHQGGRLSYVKGAPDMLLDRCSYILWEGNVVPLTGTLRQKVAAANERMARSALRVLGLAYRDLRPHDHTSSADQVESQLIFVGLTGMIDPPRKEVREAISICRRAGIKTVMITGDHGLTAEAIASELGILVRGGLSLTGQQLAVMSDEQLDKQVDNIYVYSRVSPEHKLRIVKSLQRKGHVVAMTGDGVNDAPAIKAADIGIAMGITGTDVSKEASSLILNDDNFSTIVAAIEEGRNIYENIRKFIRYLLASNVGEILTMFFAMMAGLPLPLLPIQILWVNLVTDGLPAMALGVDQPEKDLMEHKPRGASENIFARRLGWKIISRGVLIGLCTLGAFWITLQAAPDSPQQLMLAQSVAFATLVLAQLIHVFDCRSSRSIFHRNLFQNKYLVLAVLSSLLLMIAVFYIEPLQPIFKTVALGPREWAIAFVAGGIPTFLMGAGSVLSTKKPRKSGPRRAMPANSTNIRA from the coding sequence ATGGAACAAAAAAACTGGCACCAGTGGAGTGCCGATGAGCTCTTGGAACGGTTCGCCGTGGAGCAGAATCAGGGCCTGGCCACAGAGGAGGCGCAGCGGAGGCGCGAACAGAGCGGCCCTAATGAACTGTCCGAAGCCAAGCGCATCTCGCCGCTGATTCTGTTCCTGAACCAGTTCAAAGATTTCATGATGCTGATTCTCATGGGGGCTACGCTGGTATCGGGGCTGCTCGGTGAATATCTGGATGCCATCACGATTGTCGCCATCGTTGTGTTGAATGGAGTGCTGGGCTTCATTCAGGAATTTCGGGCTGAAAAATCTCTGCGCGCGCTGAAGCAGCTGTCTGCGCCTCATGCGAAAGTAAAGCGCGGCGGAACTGTACAGGACATTCCCGCCCGGGAGCTTGTGCCTGGCGATATTGTCCTGCTCGAGAGCGGAGACCGGATTCCTGCGGACCTTCGCTGGCTTAAGGTGAACAGCTGTGATGTCGAGGAATCCGCTCTTACCGGTGAATCCCACCCTTCCGGCAAAATCACCTCGGCCATCCCATCCGCTGAGGTTCCGCTCGGAGATCAGAAGAACCTGGGGTTCATGGGAACGATGGTTACCCGCGGCTCAGGTGTCGGCGTGGTCATTCGCACCGGCATGGATACCGAAATGGGGAAGATCGCGGATCTGATCCAGAGCACGGAGGCTCAGGAGACTCCTCTGCAGCGGCGTCTGGAGCAGTTAGGCAAAATATTGATCATTCTCTCCCTCGGCTTAACTATCCTTGTTGTACTCGCAGGTATTCTGCATGGACAGCCTGCCGGCAGCATGTTCTTCGCTGGTGTGAGTCTGGCGGTGGCGGCTATTCCGGAAGGTCTGCCGGCCATTGTAACGATCGCTCTGGCACTGGGTGTGCAGCGAATGATCAAGCGCAAGGCGATCGTCCGCAAGCTGCCGTCGGTCGAGACATTGGGCTGCGCCTCGGTAATCTGCTCGGATAAGACGGGAACATTAACCCAGAACAAAATGACCGTGAAGCAGGTCTGGCTGGAGGGACGGTCCTATGAAGTGACCGGTGATGGTTATGAACCGGAAGGATATGTGTTATACCAAGGCAAGCCTGCTGATTTCAAGAAGGAGTCTTCCCTGCGCAGACTGCTTCAGATCAGCTCTTTATGTAATAATGCGGAGATTTATGAATCAGCTTCCGAGGAACAGCGGGGCAAGAAGAAGGGCAAGGATGACTTAGGCACTCAGTGGCTGTTAAAGGGAGACCCTACAGAGGGAGCGCTGCTTGCCCTTGCTTCCAAGGCAGGCTTCTCCCCGCAGACCTTAAGCGGGATTTACAGCAGAGAGCAAGAATTCCCGTTCGACTCCGACAGGAAGCGAATGTCTGTTATTGTGAGTCATCAGGGGGGCCGGCTGTCCTACGTCAAGGGCGCGCCGGATATGCTGCTTGACAGGTGCTCTTATATTTTGTGGGAAGGGAATGTGGTGCCGCTCACCGGGACACTCCGGCAAAAGGTAGCCGCGGCCAACGAAAGAATGGCCCGCTCTGCGCTCCGTGTGCTCGGGCTCGCTTACAGGGACCTTAGGCCGCATGACCATACTTCCTCAGCGGATCAAGTTGAATCCCAGCTTATTTTTGTCGGTCTGACGGGTATGATCGACCCGCCGCGCAAGGAAGTGCGTGAAGCGATCTCCATCTGCCGCAGGGCGGGCATCAAGACCGTGATGATTACGGGTGATCATGGACTGACAGCAGAGGCCATTGCGAGTGAGCTGGGTATTCTTGTGCGCGGCGGCCTCTCCCTGACAGGCCAGCAGCTTGCAGTGATGAGCGATGAGCAGCTGGATAAGCAGGTCGATAACATCTACGTATATTCACGGGTATCGCCTGAGCATAAGCTTCGGATCGTCAAATCCCTGCAGCGTAAAGGCCACGTGGTAGCGATGACCGGAGATGGAGTCAATGATGCGCCGGCGATCAAGGCCGCAGATATCGGGATTGCCATGGGCATTACCGGTACAGATGTGTCCAAGGAAGCGTCCTCGCTGATCCTGAATGATGATAATTTCTCGACCATTGTGGCCGCCATTGAAGAGGGGCGCAATATTTACGAGAATATCCGGAAGTTCATTCGCTACTTGCTCGCTTCGAATGTGGGAGAGATTCTGACCATGTTCTTCGCCATGATGGCGGGACTGCCGCTGCCGCTGCTGCCGATTCAGATTCTGTGGGTGAATCTTGTGACCGACGGCTTGCCTGCGATGGCTCTGGGGGTCGATCAACCTGAGAAAGATCTGATGGAGCACAAGCCGAGAGGGGCAAGCGAGAATATATTCGCCCGCAGGCTGGGCTGGAAGATTATCAGCCGCGGTGTCCTGATTGGACTATGTACACTCGGAGCCTTCTGGATCACGCTTCAGGCAGCTCCTGATAGTCCGCAGCAGTTAATGCTTGCACAGTCCGTTGCCTTTGCAACTCTGGTGCTGGCTCAGCTGATCCATGTATTTGACTGCCGGAGCTCACGGTCGATCTTCCATCGCAACCTCTTCCAGAACAAATATCTGGTGCTCGCCGTGCTGTCTTCACTGCTTCTCATGATCGCTGTGTTCTATATTGAACCGCTGCAGCCGATCTTCAAGACTGTTGCGCTTGGCCCCCGCGAGTGGGCGATTGCCTTTGTAGCTGGCGGAATTCCAACGTTCCTGATGGGAGCAGGCAGTGTGCTGTCGACGAAGAAGCCGCGCAAATCGGGTCCGCGCCGCGCTATGCCGGCGAATAGTACAAATATTCGGGCATAA
- the dapF gene encoding diaminopimelate epimerase has product MEFTKMHGLGNDFLVFHGHQNLPDNVSDLAVKWCDRFFGVGGDGLVFILPSEQADFRMRIINSDGSEAEQCGNAIRCVAKYVYDNKLTDKENITIETLGAGVQPVSLKVVNGVVQTVRVDMGEPILDGLTVPTTLEGNPVLDHPIEADGREFNFTAVSMGNPHCVIYVDDAPHFDLETWGPKLEVHPYFPRKINVEFATVTSRDRVEMRVWERGAGPTLACGTGACATLVSSVLNGVTDRAAWIGLKGGDLYIEWNAEDNHVYMTGPAAAVYQGSIE; this is encoded by the coding sequence ATGGAATTTACAAAAATGCACGGACTCGGCAACGACTTTCTGGTCTTCCACGGACACCAGAATTTGCCGGATAATGTGAGTGACCTTGCAGTGAAGTGGTGTGACCGGTTCTTCGGTGTGGGCGGGGATGGACTTGTATTCATTCTGCCATCTGAGCAAGCCGACTTCCGGATGCGGATTATTAACTCCGACGGCTCTGAAGCCGAGCAGTGCGGGAACGCCATCCGCTGTGTGGCCAAATATGTGTATGATAACAAATTAACAGATAAAGAAAATATTACGATTGAGACGCTGGGAGCCGGCGTTCAGCCGGTTAGCTTGAAGGTCGTGAACGGGGTTGTGCAGACGGTTAGGGTGGATATGGGCGAACCTATTCTGGATGGCCTGACTGTTCCTACCACGCTGGAAGGCAATCCGGTTCTTGATCATCCGATTGAAGCGGATGGGCGCGAATTTAATTTTACCGCCGTATCTATGGGCAACCCGCACTGTGTGATTTATGTGGATGACGCGCCCCATTTCGATCTGGAGACATGGGGGCCGAAGCTGGAAGTCCACCCGTACTTTCCTCGCAAAATCAATGTGGAGTTCGCTACCGTCACCTCCCGTGACCGCGTTGAGATGCGGGTATGGGAGCGAGGAGCGGGGCCGACGCTGGCCTGTGGTACGGGTGCATGCGCAACCTTAGTCTCCTCCGTTCTGAACGGGGTAACCGACCGGGCAGCCTGGATCGGTCTCAAAGGTGGAGACCTGTACATTGAATGGAACGCGGAAGACAACCATGTCTATATGACCGGGCCTGCAGCTGCAGTCTACCAGGGGTCTATCGAATAA
- a CDS encoding bifunctional homocysteine S-methyltransferase/methylenetetrahydrofolate reductase, with product MKPELDLRARLKREVLIGDGAMGTYLYQLGFPVGISFEELNIIRPEVIGDIHRQYVDAGAQVLETNTFSANYYKLSKYGLEGKVEEINRAAVRIARQAAGDDNYVVGTVGSIRGGKRINVSNKELRRYYEQQISALLGEKVDGILLETFFDLDEIRIAQEMVRKYSDLPVICQFAVDSIGRTIDGYSIMDAFSILRQEGADVLGFNCHSGPKGIMDVIAKLNGPLEVPLSVYPNAGLADYVDGEYIYGATPEYFGQSAISFADLGARLIGGCCGTTPDHIAAMAAVMKGHTPAPLAENAALSVQPVLEIVAEHVAEEREVPAGRPEGPSIVDLVKERHTIIVELDPPRDLDITKFMKGAAALKETGVDALTLADNSLAVTRMSNMALGHLVLKETGLRPLIHIACRDRNLIGTQSHLMGFDALGIDHVLAVTGDPARFGDLPGASSVYDMTSFEIIRMIKQLNDGVAFSGKPLKQKANFVVGAAFNPNVKHLDKAVQRLEKKIASGADYIMTQPVYDVKLIASIKEATAHLDVPIFIGIMPLASGKNAEYLHNEVPGIQLSDSVRSRMEGLQGEEGRRVGVEIAKELLDVAMEHFNGIYLMTPFMFYEMTATLTNYVKEKSKEHKAHLFHS from the coding sequence ATGAAACCGGAATTAGATTTAAGGGCAAGACTGAAGAGAGAAGTTCTAATCGGCGATGGAGCGATGGGTACTTATTTGTACCAGCTTGGGTTCCCGGTGGGCATTTCATTTGAAGAGCTGAACATTATTCGTCCTGAGGTGATCGGGGACATTCATAGACAGTATGTAGACGCGGGCGCGCAAGTGCTTGAGACCAATACCTTCTCGGCGAATTACTATAAACTTTCCAAATACGGGCTTGAAGGTAAAGTAGAGGAGATTAACCGCGCCGCCGTTCGTATTGCGCGCCAAGCGGCTGGAGATGACAACTATGTAGTCGGCACAGTTGGCTCGATCCGCGGCGGCAAGCGGATTAATGTCTCCAACAAAGAGCTGCGGCGTTATTACGAGCAGCAAATATCAGCCCTTCTGGGAGAAAAGGTCGATGGTATTCTCCTTGAGACGTTCTTTGATCTGGATGAAATTCGGATCGCCCAAGAAATGGTCCGTAAGTACAGTGATCTGCCTGTAATCTGTCAATTTGCAGTAGATAGTATTGGCAGAACGATTGATGGCTATTCCATTATGGACGCCTTCTCGATTCTTCGTCAGGAAGGAGCCGATGTTCTGGGCTTCAACTGTCATTCAGGGCCAAAAGGCATCATGGATGTCATAGCCAAGCTGAATGGGCCCCTTGAGGTTCCACTATCCGTATATCCGAATGCGGGCCTTGCTGACTATGTGGACGGCGAATATATTTACGGGGCAACTCCTGAATATTTCGGACAAAGCGCCATCTCCTTCGCGGATCTGGGAGCGCGCCTCATTGGAGGCTGCTGCGGGACGACACCGGATCATATTGCTGCAATGGCAGCTGTGATGAAGGGGCATACACCGGCGCCTCTGGCCGAGAACGCTGCGCTCTCCGTTCAACCGGTGCTTGAGATTGTGGCTGAGCATGTGGCTGAAGAGCGCGAAGTGCCGGCGGGACGCCCGGAAGGACCCTCCATCGTAGACCTTGTCAAGGAACGTCATACGATCATCGTAGAGCTTGATCCTCCACGTGATCTGGATATTACAAAGTTCATGAAAGGGGCCGCCGCCCTGAAAGAGACGGGAGTTGACGCCCTTACGCTGGCCGATAATTCACTGGCTGTCACCCGCATGAGCAATATGGCTCTTGGCCACCTGGTTCTCAAAGAGACAGGGCTGCGCCCGCTGATTCATATTGCCTGCCGGGACCGTAATTTAATCGGTACCCAGTCGCACTTAATGGGCTTCGATGCGCTGGGTATTGACCATGTCCTTGCGGTAACCGGAGACCCGGCGAGATTTGGCGACTTGCCTGGAGCAAGCTCAGTGTATGATATGACCTCCTTCGAGATTATCAGAATGATCAAGCAGCTCAATGACGGGGTTGCCTTCTCAGGCAAGCCGCTTAAGCAAAAGGCGAACTTCGTTGTCGGAGCCGCATTCAATCCGAATGTGAAGCATTTAGATAAAGCCGTTCAGCGTCTGGAGAAGAAGATTGCTTCAGGCGCCGACTATATCATGACCCAGCCTGTATATGATGTGAAGCTCATCGCTTCTATTAAAGAAGCCACTGCTCATCTGGACGTCCCGATATTTATCGGGATTATGCCGCTGGCCAGTGGGAAGAATGCAGAATACCTGCACAATGAAGTGCCGGGTATACAGCTGTCCGACTCCGTTCGCAGCCGTATGGAAGGACTTCAGGGCGAAGAGGGCCGGCGCGTTGGCGTTGAGATAGCGAAGGAGCTGCTCGATGTTGCAATGGAGCATTTTAACGGGATATACTTGATGACCCCGTTTATGTTTTATGAGATGACAGCGACCTTGACGAATTATGTAAAAGAGAAGTCGAAAGAGCATAAGGCCCACTTGTTTCACTCATAA
- a CDS encoding YicC/YloC family endoribonuclease — MSLSMTGFGQSAQHFGGYVIQFEIKSVNHRYSEVVLRMPREWTCYEDELKRIVQRHIKRGRIDVYINKEKEDESSRPFVLNISAAKAYLDAARQLGEQLGVDDSLTAHQLLAMPDVLVSEDALPTGLHPDEDWERILISGLEQALSGLIKMREKEGRHLTKDLEERLSKLEEFHSELVRLAPTVVGDYRNRLRQRLSELLDGTMDEQRFSMEVAMFADRSNVDEELTRLGSHFEQCRELLHAREPIGRKLDFLIQEMNREVNTIGSKANHLALVNRVVEMKAELEKIREQAANME; from the coding sequence ATGTCATTAAGCATGACCGGATTCGGTCAGTCCGCCCAGCATTTTGGCGGCTATGTGATACAATTTGAGATTAAATCAGTCAATCATCGTTATTCCGAAGTTGTGCTCCGCATGCCTCGGGAATGGACTTGCTATGAGGATGAGTTGAAACGTATTGTACAGCGTCATATCAAGCGGGGACGGATTGATGTCTATATCAACAAAGAAAAGGAAGACGAGTCTTCCAGACCCTTTGTTCTGAACATTTCGGCAGCCAAAGCTTATCTGGATGCGGCCCGTCAGCTTGGAGAGCAGCTTGGCGTGGACGATTCATTAACTGCCCACCAGCTCCTGGCCATGCCTGATGTGCTGGTTAGTGAGGATGCGCTGCCGACGGGTCTGCATCCTGACGAAGACTGGGAGAGAATCCTTATAAGCGGTCTGGAGCAGGCTCTATCAGGTCTGATCAAGATGCGGGAGAAGGAAGGCCGGCATCTGACGAAGGATCTGGAGGAGCGTCTGTCCAAGCTGGAAGAATTTCATTCGGAGCTGGTTCGGCTCGCGCCAACGGTGGTCGGAGATTACCGTAACCGGCTGCGGCAGAGGCTGTCCGAACTTCTGGACGGAACCATGGATGAACAGCGTTTCAGCATGGAAGTGGCCATGTTTGCGGACAGGTCCAATGTTGATGAAGAACTGACCCGTTTGGGTAGTCACTTTGAGCAGTGCAGAGAGCTGCTTCATGCCCGAGAACCGATTGGACGGAAGCTGGATTTTCTCATTCAGGAAATGAACCGGGAAGTAAATACGATTGGATCCAAGGCCAATCATTTGGCTCTAGTCAACCGTGTTGTCGAAATGAAAGCGGAGCTGGAGAAAATTCGCGAACAAGCGGCGAATATGGAATGA
- a CDS encoding DUF370 domain-containing protein: MAIKLINIGFGNIVSANRIISIVSPESAPIKRIIQEARDRHMLIDATYGRRTRAVIITDSDHVILSAVQPETVAHRLSTKDDDNDE, encoded by the coding sequence ATGGCGATTAAACTCATTAATATCGGTTTTGGGAATATCGTATCAGCTAATCGGATTATTTCTATTGTTAGTCCGGAATCTGCACCGATCAAGCGGATTATTCAAGAAGCAAGGGATCGGCATATGCTGATCGATGCGACCTACGGACGGCGGACGCGTGCAGTCATTATCACGGATAGCGACCACGTTATCCTCTCGGCGGTTCAGCCTGAGACGGTTGCACACCGCTTGTCCACGAAAGACGATGACAACGACGAATAA
- the gmk gene encoding guanylate kinase → MAKGLLIVLSGPSGVGKGTVCSALRKQVPELVYSVSATTRQPRIGEEHGVNYFFKSKEQFLSMIENDQLLEHAQYVDNFYGTPRDFVEETINSGKDIILEIEVQGALKVKEKFPDGVFVFLLPPSLEELKDRIQGRGTENQATIDHRMSVALDEINLLEYYDYAVVNDQIDLACKRIESIIVAEHCKVRK, encoded by the coding sequence ATGGCCAAAGGATTACTAATTGTATTGTCCGGCCCATCAGGTGTCGGCAAAGGAACCGTATGCAGCGCACTCCGCAAGCAGGTACCGGAGCTTGTATATTCCGTATCCGCAACTACGCGTCAGCCGAGAATCGGCGAAGAGCACGGAGTGAATTACTTCTTCAAAAGCAAAGAGCAGTTCCTGAGTATGATCGAGAATGATCAGCTGCTGGAGCATGCCCAATATGTTGATAATTTCTACGGCACTCCGCGTGATTTTGTAGAAGAGACCATCAACAGCGGCAAGGATATTATTCTCGAAATTGAGGTTCAAGGTGCCCTTAAAGTGAAAGAGAAGTTCCCGGATGGTGTATTTGTGTTCCTGCTGCCTCCTTCTCTGGAAGAGCTGAAGGACCGGATTCAAGGGCGCGGTACCGAGAACCAGGCGACCATTGACCACCGGATGTCTGTGGCTCTGGACGAAATCAATCTGCTTGAGTATTATGATTACGCAGTGGTTAATGATCAGATTGATCTGGCCTGCAAAAGAATAGAATCTATTATTGTCGCCGAACATTGTAAGGTGAGAAAGTAA
- the rpoZ gene encoding DNA-directed RNA polymerase subunit omega: MLYPSIDKMLEKVDSKYSLVVAASRRARQLREGEGSELKQAKSYKQVGVALEEIYGDYVRIKRDGQDLAELDRLDK; this comes from the coding sequence TTGTTATATCCATCAATTGATAAAATGCTGGAGAAAGTAGACAGCAAATATTCGCTGGTAGTTGCAGCCTCGCGCAGAGCAAGACAACTGAGAGAGGGAGAAGGCTCTGAATTGAAGCAGGCCAAATCCTACAAACAAGTCGGTGTCGCGCTGGAAGAAATATATGGCGACTACGTACGCATCAAGCGGGATGGCCAGGACCTGGCGGAATTGGATCGACTAGACAAATAA